In Candidatus Limnocylindrales bacterium, a single window of DNA contains:
- a CDS encoding cytochrome c oxidase subunit 3: protein MKDALNMKIESMTLTGTGIPSGKAGVWCFLASEITVFGGLIGSYLVVRLGSGGWPEAAAHLSFSLALFNTLVLLTSSMTMVLAFDAVEKGDSKKLRTFLFLTILLGLVFLGVKAFEYAGKLAHGFTPGTGVFWSFYYGMTGLHALHVLAGVIVNIILFMEALGNALKPNEHRVELAGLYWHFVDIVWIFLFPLLYLT, encoded by the coding sequence ATGAAAGATGCTCTTAACATGAAAATAGAATCCATGACCTTAACCGGTACCGGTATCCCCAGTGGAAAGGCAGGAGTATGGTGTTTTCTCGCCTCAGAGATTACAGTCTTTGGAGGGTTGATCGGTTCCTACCTCGTAGTTCGTCTTGGTAGTGGAGGATGGCCAGAAGCGGCAGCACATCTGAGCTTTTCCCTTGCCTTATTCAACACGCTGGTCCTCCTTACCAGTAGTATGACCATGGTGTTAGCCTTTGATGCCGTGGAAAAGGGGGACTCCAAAAAACTTCGAACCTTTCTATTTCTTACTATCCTCCTGGGCCTGGTTTTTTTAGGCGTTAAAGCTTTTGAATATGCCGGTAAACTCGCCCATGGCTTTACGCCGGGTACCGGAGTCTTCTGGTCCTTTTACTATGGGATGACCGGCCTCCACGCTCTTCATGTCCTGGCCGGGGTCATCGTCAATATTATTCTTTTTATGGAGGCCCTTGGAAATGCCCTAAAACCAAATGAGCATCGTGTGGAACTGGCCGGTTTATACTGGCATTTTGTCGATATAGTCTGGATCTTCCTCTTTCCACTTCTTTACCTAACTTGA
- a CDS encoding site-2 protease family protein: MAAKMIEEENRAGFHLFKIAGIQITLDYSWLIVFALVVWSLSAGYFPHYYPGQSNQAYWIAGLIAAFLFFLSILIHELSHSLVAIRFGIKIPEIILFIFGGISRLSEEAKDPKTELKIAFVGPLSSFALALIFRGMKMGLEGSQPSLSLVVLDYLIWINVAVGIFNLIPGFPLDGGRILRALWWWRTGSLTRATQVASNIGKGFALTLMILGGFQIFMGALIGGLWFIFIGMFLRGIAESGYQELIIKQSLEGVQVQEVMIQEVISIPPELPLRHLINEYFLRYGYRGFPVVQEGKVLGIVSIADVKDFLEGEDGNRTVEEVMIPISNSILIAPEASLAEALKKMVQEGVSRLLVVREDKMVGMITKTGLLRFLEIRHILET, from the coding sequence ATGGCTGCAAAAATGATAGAAGAAGAAAACAGAGCCGGGTTCCATCTTTTTAAGATAGCCGGAATTCAAATTACCTTAGACTATTCCTGGCTTATCGTCTTCGCTTTAGTGGTTTGGAGCCTTTCCGCCGGTTATTTTCCCCATTATTATCCAGGTCAAAGCAATCAGGCTTATTGGATTGCGGGGCTTATTGCAGCTTTTCTATTTTTTCTCTCCATTCTGATCCATGAACTTTCCCATTCTCTCGTGGCCATCCGTTTTGGAATTAAGATTCCCGAGATTATCCTTTTTATTTTCGGGGGGATCTCTCGGCTTTCAGAGGAGGCCAAAGATCCGAAAACGGAGTTAAAAATAGCCTTTGTCGGACCTCTGAGTAGCTTTGCTCTGGCCCTGATTTTCCGGGGAATGAAGATGGGTCTGGAGGGAAGCCAACCCTCCTTGAGCCTGGTTGTTTTGGATTATCTGATCTGGATCAATGTGGCTGTTGGTATTTTTAACCTTATCCCGGGATTTCCACTGGATGGAGGACGGATTTTACGAGCCCTTTGGTGGTGGAGGACCGGTTCCTTAACCCGGGCTACTCAAGTAGCCTCCAATATAGGGAAAGGATTCGCCCTGACCCTTATGATCTTGGGTGGGTTTCAAATTTTTATGGGAGCTTTGATAGGAGGCTTATGGTTCATTTTCATCGGGATGTTCCTACGAGGAATTGCTGAGAGTGGTTATCAGGAGCTGATTATAAAGCAGTCTTTGGAAGGTGTTCAAGTTCAAGAAGTGATGATCCAGGAGGTGATAAGCATCCCACCTGAGTTACCCCTCAGGCATCTGATCAACGAGTACTTCCTTCGATATGGATATCGAGGATTTCCGGTGGTTCAAGAAGGAAAAGTGCTCGGGATTGTCTCCATTGCTGATGTAAAGGATTTCCTTGAAGGGGAAGATGGGAACAGAACTGTAGAAGAAGTCATGATTCCCATAAGTAACAGCATCCTCATTGCTCCGGAAGCCTCTCTGGCAGAGGCCTTAAAGAAGATGGTTCAAGAAGGAGTAAGTCGCCTGTTGGTGGTGCGCGAAGATAAGATGGTCGGGATGATTACTAAAACAGGACTGCTCCGCTTTCTAGAGATCCGGCACATTCTTGAGACATAA
- a CDS encoding cytochrome C oxidase subunit IV family protein, translating to MEDKHHPNYFLIWVWLMALVVVSVLSSLILPKSLASFLIFTAAGIKALLVILNYMHLKYEKPLIYAFVIVPLLFALILTLLLFPDFVFHG from the coding sequence ATGGAAGATAAACATCATCCCAATTACTTTCTTATATGGGTCTGGCTCATGGCCCTGGTAGTTGTCTCAGTTCTATCCAGTCTGATCTTGCCAAAATCTCTGGCAAGTTTTCTAATTTTTACTGCTGCTGGAATCAAGGCTTTGTTGGTTATTCTAAACTACATGCACCTGAAATATGAGAAACCTTTAATTTATGCCTTTGTGATCGTTCCGCTCCTGTTCGCCTTGATTCTGACGCTTCTCCTTTTCCCCGACTTTGTTTTCCACGGCTGA
- a CDS encoding universal stress protein: MYRSILVPLDGSTFAEYALPVARSIARRAGATLQLARVHVPIPARYVEGMVIFDKELEARNREHEQAYLAEVVKRLATDSEVPVTSVLLDGEIGKISEVLNDHVRAIGADLIVMSTHGRGALSRFWLGSVADKLVRQGLVPILLVRPLEEKEDGPDLAHEPVFQHILIPLDGSALSEQILEPAVALGKLMQADYTLLRVLEPWMPIGYPPTEYSIRLDHQLQEQLQREAEEYLEGVAGRLRAQSLQVQVRVVFSRFASTAILEEAGKQGIDLIAMETHGWGGLTRLLIGSVADKVLRGASVPILLQRPHGETP, encoded by the coding sequence ATGTATCGATCTATTCTTGTACCCCTCGATGGCTCGACATTCGCAGAATACGCACTGCCTGTAGCGCGAAGCATTGCGCGTCGGGCAGGTGCAACACTCCAACTGGCACGGGTGCATGTGCCCATCCCGGCAAGATACGTAGAAGGTATGGTCATCTTCGATAAGGAACTCGAAGCCCGGAATCGGGAGCATGAACAAGCCTACCTGGCTGAAGTGGTCAAACGTCTGGCAACCGATTCGGAAGTTCCTGTTACTTCTGTATTACTGGATGGGGAGATTGGGAAGATCTCTGAGGTACTCAATGACCATGTAAGGGCTATAGGCGCAGATCTCATAGTGATGTCAACTCACGGGCGAGGAGCTCTATCTCGCTTTTGGCTTGGAAGTGTGGCAGATAAGCTGGTGCGGCAAGGGTTAGTACCTATCTTGTTGGTACGGCCCTTAGAAGAGAAGGAAGATGGTCCAGATCTTGCCCATGAACCGGTCTTCCAACACATATTGATTCCCCTTGATGGATCGGCGTTGTCCGAGCAAATCCTGGAACCCGCAGTAGCACTGGGTAAACTGATGCAGGCCGATTATACCTTGTTACGAGTCTTGGAGCCCTGGATGCCTATCGGTTATCCACCTACTGAATACTCCATCAGGCTGGACCACCAGTTGCAAGAGCAATTGCAGAGAGAGGCCGAAGAGTATCTGGAAGGGGTAGCTGGACGGTTGAGGGCCCAATCGCTTCAAGTCCAGGTAAGAGTGGTTTTCAGCCGATTTGCATCCACAGCCATCCTTGAGGAGGCAGGTAAGCAGGGAATTGATCTGATTGCCATGGAGACACACGGGTGGGGAGGTTTAACACGGTTGCTTATAGGCAGCGTCGCCGATAAGGTGCTACGAGGTGCTTCCGTACCAATACTGTTACAACGTCCCCACGGAGAAACCCCGTGA